A single window of Flavobacterium aestivum DNA harbors:
- a CDS encoding mechanosensitive ion channel family protein — protein sequence MNKLIHLIFSFLYPIFRNWGLSRNFSTYLSLFFNIIVLCFLAYGIYIVSRFVLVTIMAVVAQRTKTKFDDLLVTNKTAKYIAYLVPLFFVFKSVPVILDKFEYWEDFFGKLVGIYIILLLLWIIRTIFNSLRDYLKLIPRYSDKPIDSFIQVIMIVLWMFGIALIISKLFDIDQKELLTILGAVSAVIILIFRDTILGFVASVQVAINDMVRIGDWITMDRYGADGDVIEINLATVKVRNFDNTTTTIPTYSLSSDSFQNWRGMLNSDGRRIKRHIIIKASSIRFMQDQELINLKRIDLLSAYIDTRKAEVDNYNRNHKIDKGIAINGRNLTNLGLFRKYITQYLQQYPGLNKDMLMLCRQLQPTPYGVPLEVYAFSKDKRFENYEYIMSDIFDHIFASVPYFDLEIFVMPTENIVKP from the coding sequence CTACCCTATCTTCAGAAATTGGGGTTTGAGCCGAAATTTTTCGACTTATTTGAGTTTATTCTTCAATATAATTGTACTCTGCTTTTTGGCATACGGTATATATATAGTGTCCCGATTTGTATTGGTTACTATAATGGCTGTTGTTGCACAGCGAACGAAAACTAAGTTTGATGATTTGTTGGTAACCAATAAAACGGCCAAATACATTGCTTACTTGGTTCCGTTATTTTTTGTATTCAAGTCAGTTCCAGTAATTTTGGATAAGTTTGAATACTGGGAAGACTTTTTCGGAAAATTAGTTGGTATCTATATCATTCTTTTGCTTTTATGGATCATCCGAACCATTTTTAATTCCTTACGTGACTACCTAAAACTGATTCCCAGATACAGCGACAAACCAATAGATAGCTTTATTCAGGTTATCATGATTGTGCTGTGGATGTTTGGAATTGCTCTGATCATCTCAAAATTATTTGATATTGACCAAAAGGAATTATTAACTATTCTTGGAGCAGTTTCAGCAGTAATAATTTTGATTTTTAGAGATACCATTTTAGGTTTTGTGGCAAGTGTACAAGTAGCAATAAATGACATGGTACGTATAGGCGACTGGATTACAATGGATCGTTACGGTGCCGATGGTGATGTAATCGAAATTAATCTGGCAACCGTAAAAGTTCGAAATTTTGACAATACTACCACAACTATTCCAACCTATAGTTTAAGTTCAGATTCGTTTCAAAACTGGAGAGGAATGCTTAACTCAGACGGTAGACGTATCAAAAGACATATAATCATCAAAGCCAGTAGTATCCGTTTTATGCAAGATCAAGAACTCATAAATTTAAAAAGAATTGATCTTTTGAGCGCTTATATTGATACTCGAAAAGCTGAAGTGGACAATTACAATCGAAATCATAAAATTGATAAAGGCATAGCCATAAATGGTCGAAACTTGACTAATTTAGGTTTATTCCGAAAATATATTACGCAATATCTGCAACAATATCCAGGTTTGAATAAAGATATGCTAATGCTTTGCAGACAATTGCAGCCCACTCCATATGGTGTTCCGCTTGAAGTGTATGCTTTTTCTAAAGACAAACGTTTTGAAAATTATGAATATATTATGTCTGATATATTCGATCATATTTTTGCTTCTGTTCCCTATTTTGATTTAGAAATTTTCGTAATGCCGACAGAAAATATTGTAAAGCCTTAA
- a CDS encoding acyltransferase family protein codes for MTEKLKTNSPEKLYGLDHLRALAILFVFLFHYFILSGGQPEWLPGFAKFGWTGVDLFFVLSGFLISSQLFAQIKLGKAISFRLFFLKRFFRIIPAFWVTVGLYFCFPVFREKESLPPVWKFLTFTQNLGLNLKDFGTFSHAWSLCVEEHFYLFLPIILIPLQFSKWFKKAYWLIIVLFLFGFAIRIYSFNNLYLPEINNEYSWMYWYKYIYYPTYNRLDGLLVGVSIAGIYQFLPKLWSRISKFGNQFLILSLLVLTGAYFLCEDSQSYSSSIFGFPVVAIGYGFMVIGAVSPTSFLFKWNSKVTTFIATLSYAIYLTHKGIIHITHQILEDFKIDANLMLVICVVTCTVAAFILNFTIEKPFMKLRNKIIDHK; via the coding sequence TTGACAGAAAAATTAAAAACAAACAGTCCTGAAAAACTTTATGGACTAGATCATTTACGAGCATTAGCAATTTTATTTGTTTTTCTATTTCATTATTTCATACTTAGTGGCGGGCAGCCAGAATGGTTGCCTGGTTTTGCTAAATTTGGTTGGACTGGGGTAGATTTATTCTTTGTTTTAAGCGGTTTTTTAATTTCTTCACAACTTTTTGCTCAAATCAAACTTGGGAAAGCTATTTCATTTAGATTATTCTTTTTGAAACGCTTTTTTAGAATTATTCCGGCATTTTGGGTTACTGTGGGGTTATATTTTTGTTTCCCAGTTTTTCGTGAAAAAGAATCTTTGCCTCCAGTTTGGAAATTTTTGACTTTCACACAGAATTTAGGACTTAATCTAAAAGACTTTGGAACATTTTCGCATGCTTGGTCACTTTGTGTTGAAGAGCATTTTTATTTATTCCTGCCAATTATTCTGATTCCATTACAGTTTTCTAAATGGTTCAAAAAAGCTTATTGGCTTATCATTGTTTTATTTTTATTCGGTTTTGCAATTAGAATCTACAGTTTCAATAATTTATATCTGCCGGAAATTAATAATGAATATAGCTGGATGTATTGGTATAAATACATTTATTATCCAACTTATAACCGTTTAGACGGACTTTTAGTGGGTGTATCTATTGCTGGAATTTATCAGTTTTTGCCAAAACTTTGGAGTAGGATATCAAAATTTGGAAATCAGTTTTTAATTCTTAGCTTACTTGTTTTGACTGGAGCTTACTTTTTATGTGAAGATAGTCAATCTTATTCTTCCTCAATTTTTGGTTTTCCAGTAGTTGCAATAGGTTATGGATTTATGGTTATTGGAGCAGTAAGTCCAACAAGTTTCTTATTCAAATGGAATTCAAAAGTAACAACTTTTATAGCAACACTTTCGTATGCAATCTATTTGACACACAAAGGAATAATTCATATAACACATCAGATTTTAGAAGATTTTAAAATAGATGCTAATCTGATGCTTGTAATTTGTGTTGTAACTTGTACTGTTGCTGCATTTATATTGAATTTCACGATTGAAAAACCATTTATGAAATTGAGAAACAAAATAATAGATCATAAATAA
- a CDS encoding acyl-CoA thioesterase, translating into MRFHTRKWVKPEDLNPNGTLFGGKLLAWIDEELALYTIIQLENPRIVTKHMSEINFRSSAKQGDIVEIGLDVVKFGTTSLVLKCEVRNMMTRETIITIDNTTMVNLGEDGKPKAHGKTEIEYVKNRMG; encoded by the coding sequence ATGCGATTTCATACTAGAAAATGGGTAAAACCTGAAGACTTAAACCCAAACGGAACTTTATTTGGAGGGAAATTATTGGCTTGGATTGACGAAGAATTAGCACTGTATACCATTATACAATTAGAAAATCCAAGAATTGTAACCAAACACATGTCTGAAATTAATTTCAGAAGCTCGGCTAAACAGGGAGATATTGTTGAAATAGGTCTTGATGTTGTAAAATTTGGAACAACTTCATTGGTGTTAAAATGCGAAGTCAGAAATATGATGACTCGCGAAACAATCATTACTATTGATAATACTACTATGGTAAATCTAGGAGAGGACGGTAAACCAAAAGCTCACGGGAAAACCGAAATAGAATATGTTAAAAACAGAATGGGTTAG
- a CDS encoding glyoxalase, with protein MNQRDIFIKEIRGESFGNVNNQSSSEELFQNEVLRPILKLQNDLFIASFLNYISKYKRDFYSKTVENKLAIIENAIQKDIKFRNALKGMIIGLFTTDEYALYIQNSSSLNKRMMNLLIERLKSQVQLFDIEAEQNVNISK; from the coding sequence ATGAATCAGAGAGATATTTTTATAAAAGAAATTCGAGGGGAATCATTTGGAAATGTAAACAATCAATCATCCTCAGAAGAGCTATTTCAAAATGAAGTACTCAGACCGATTTTAAAATTACAGAACGATTTATTTATCGCTTCTTTTTTGAATTATATCAGCAAGTACAAAAGAGATTTTTATTCTAAAACTGTCGAAAACAAATTGGCAATTATAGAAAACGCGATTCAAAAAGACATCAAGTTTAGAAATGCCTTAAAAGGAATGATCATCGGGTTGTTTACGACTGATGAATACGCTCTCTATATTCAGAATTCATCCAGTCTCAACAAAAGGATGATGAATCTATTGATAGAAAGATTAAAAAGTCAAGTTCAATTATTTGATATTGAGGCTGAACAAAACGTGAATATCTCAAAATAG
- a CDS encoding ACT domain-containing protein, translating into MEGEKNLEKLLKSMRPYHNEGDYVFCLVNDLTTFESNTIVMLFRETEGFTVILKKELADSLKLEYSFVASWITLTVHSSLEAVGLTAAFSKALSQEGISCNVVAAFYHDHIFVGKKDTDKAMEILNRFSDTTVL; encoded by the coding sequence ATGGAAGGAGAAAAGAATTTAGAAAAGTTGCTTAAATCAATGAGACCTTACCACAACGAAGGAGATTATGTTTTTTGTTTGGTAAATGACTTAACCACTTTTGAAAGTAATACTATTGTTATGCTTTTCAGAGAAACTGAAGGTTTTACTGTTATACTCAAAAAAGAATTGGCAGACAGTCTTAAACTGGAATATTCTTTTGTAGCCTCTTGGATTACTCTTACTGTACATTCATCACTTGAAGCAGTTGGATTAACAGCAGCATTTTCTAAAGCTTTATCTCAGGAAGGGATTAGTTGTAATGTTGTGGCGGCATTTTACCATGATCATATTTTTGTAGGCAAAAAAGACACCGATAAGGCTATGGAAATTCTTAATCGCTTTTCAGATACAACAGTTTTATAA